A genomic stretch from Eubacterium sulci ATCC 35585 includes:
- a CDS encoding NADH dehydrogenase, with translation MKIVIGQGSCGIASGAKKTEEEFRKVLAAENLDVKVDFTGCVGTCYLEPIVDIYDDNGEMTRYVKVQPDKVQAIVDGHVKGGKPVEELAIGADDETFIGKQQRVVLNKCGIINPENIDDYIAVGGYDATRKVVTSMTADEVIDVIKVSGLRGRGGAGFPTWFKWDAAKNNSADEKFIVCNADEGDPGAFMDRAVLEGDPHSVLEGMTIGGFAMGATEGIIYCRAEYPLAIKRLEIAMEQAREKGFLGKNIFGSGYDFDIRIKAGAGAFVCGEETALIASLEGERGMPRLKPPFPAQKGYWQKPTNINNVETYANVAWIIINGGEAFAAMGSEKSNGTKVFALAGKIKKAGLAEVPMGLTIREIINGIGGGIKNDREFKAVQLGGPSGGCVPESLADTPVTYEDIVKTGAIVGSGGMIVMDEDTCMVDMARYFLDFTRKESCGKCNYCRLGTKRMLEILERITEGKGKDGDIELLEELADKIKNGSLCGLGQTAPNPVLTTLKYFRNEYEDHIYNHKCTARSCKALIKFNITDRCVGCTACARNCPVSAITGEVKKQHTIDQTICIKCGKCEESCRFGAIDRL, from the coding sequence ATGAAGATTGTAATCGGACAGGGAAGCTGCGGAATCGCATCCGGAGCAAAGAAGACCGAAGAGGAATTCAGAAAAGTATTAGCTGCCGAGAATCTAGATGTTAAGGTTGACTTTACAGGTTGTGTAGGAACATGTTACCTAGAGCCAATCGTAGACATTTACGATGACAACGGCGAGATGACAAGATATGTCAAAGTTCAGCCAGATAAGGTTCAGGCAATCGTTGACGGACACGTTAAGGGCGGAAAGCCTGTCGAAGAACTCGCAATAGGAGCTGACGACGAAACATTTATTGGAAAGCAGCAGAGAGTCGTACTAAATAAATGCGGAATTATCAATCCTGAAAATATAGATGATTACATTGCAGTTGGCGGATATGATGCTACAAGAAAGGTTGTTACATCTATGACAGCTGATGAGGTAATCGATGTTATTAAGGTTTCAGGACTAAGAGGTCGTGGTGGTGCAGGCTTCCCAACATGGTTCAAATGGGATGCTGCTAAGAACAACTCAGCAGATGAGAAGTTCATAGTATGTAATGCCGACGAAGGAGATCCAGGTGCGTTCATGGATAGAGCTGTCCTTGAGGGTGACCCACATTCAGTTCTAGAAGGTATGACAATAGGTGGCTTTGCTATGGGCGCTACAGAAGGTATCATTTACTGTCGTGCTGAGTATCCACTTGCAATCAAACGTCTAGAAATTGCTATGGAGCAGGCTAGAGAAAAAGGATTCCTAGGTAAGAACATCTTTGGATCAGGATACGACTTTGATATCAGAATCAAAGCTGGCGCTGGTGCGTTTGTTTGCGGTGAAGAAACTGCACTTATCGCTTCTCTAGAAGGCGAAAGAGGAATGCCTAGACTAAAGCCACCATTCCCAGCTCAAAAGGGATACTGGCAGAAGCCAACAAATATCAACAACGTAGAGACATATGCTAACGTTGCTTGGATAATTATTAACGGCGGTGAGGCATTTGCTGCAATGGGTAGCGAAAAGTCAAACGGTACTAAGGTATTCGCACTTGCTGGTAAGATTAAGAAGGCTGGACTTGCAGAAGTACCAATGGGTCTTACAATCAGAGAGATTATTAATGGTATAGGTGGCGGAATCAAGAATGACAGAGAGTTCAAGGCTGTTCAGCTAGGTGGACCATCAGGTGGTTGTGTACCTGAGTCACTTGCAGACACACCTGTAACATATGAAGATATCGTTAAGACAGGAGCTATCGTTGGATCAGGTGGTATGATCGTAATGGACGAGGATACCTGTATGGTAGATATGGCTAGATACTTCCTAGACTTTACTCGTAAGGAATCATGCGGTAAGTGTAACTACTGCCGTCTAGGTACTAAGAGAATGCTTGAGATTCTAGAGAGAATCACAGAAGGCAAGGGTAAGGATGGAGATATCGAGCTTCTTGAAGAACTAGCTGACAAGATTAAGAACGGTTCGCTCTGCGGACTTGGTCAGACAGCACCAAACCCTGTTCTTACAACACTAAAGTACTTCAGAAACGAGTATGAGGACCATATTTACAACCACAAGTGTACAGCAAGATCATGTAAGGCTTTGATTAAGTTTAACATTACAGATAGATGCGTAGGATGTACAGCATGTGCAAGAAATTGTCCTGTAAGCGCAATTACTGGTGAAGTAAAGAAACAGCATACGATAGATCAGACAATATGCATCAAGTGTGGTAAGTGTGAAGAATCATGTCGCTTCGGTGCAATAGATAGACTGTAG
- a CDS encoding molybdopterin oxidoreductase yields MNKFRMNIDGKEVQAVNGQTILEVARENDIFIPTLCYDERTEIYGSCGLCMVEIEGSPKLAKACATAAAPNMVISTNSERVNEIRKTNLELLISNHYGDCIGPCMKACPGHTDCQGYVGLVANGEFEKANELIKDKIPLPACIGRVCPHPCEDACRRGLVDEPISIAMIKRFAGDMDIAAEERFIPDMEEDTGKTVAIIGGGPMGLSAAYFLRQRGHEVTIFDSMPKLGGMLRYGIPEYRLPKEVLDAEIAIMEAMGIQIVPNTKVGVDIPLDTIRNDFDAVVLGIGAWLSTGVGCPGEDAEGVIGGIDFLRRVVRNEHISLGKNVAIVGGGNTAMDACRTAVRLGAENVYNIYRRTKNEMPADMIEIEEGEEEGVIFKNLTNPIEIIKDENGHVKQIVLQVMELGEADASGRRKPVPVEGKTETIDVDTVLLAIGQKVDASMFEIDKTKKGGISYDPKTMMTSIPGVFAGGDCGNDKISIAIESIADAKKVAESVDAYLNGEIYEYEPRFHVEKDDITEKTFEDRERLCREKADQLNALERKDNFTEIIYGGLTVEQAMKEASRCLECGCHDYFECKLVDFANQYDVKPERFAGEMTKIDFNDDHPFILRDPNKCILCGLCVRVCDEVMGIGALGLVNRGFDTVVKPSLEMPLMTTACDSCGQCVSVCPVGAIQERQTVVKEIPLDTEITTTTCANCAVGCTMDLENYGDMLIKANPDKEGYVNKGLCCAKGKWGFDASVLEGKIVDPMIKRLNGEMEEADYHEALILAAKNLESVKARHGVGSIAVCISDRYTNEEAYTMKKFAEVIGAKVFSFNHRHNALLDVLGFDASPNTIDELLSTEVILVPAFIKSKAAVIWNKIKQAAAAGAKVVVINTPEASTEIPGAYKTVETEDSTAFLKALANAVIANKGECAAEGFDEFKASVAGAKVSDEVKEIADLYTNAKKAMIVFEQNVISIAAAEILAGIAVVSGHIGSPRDGILEVKAKNNSQGLVDMGIRAGAEAMEGVKGLIIFGEDPAGVDLSGLEFLVVSDIYMTDTALQANVFLPGTGSASTNGTFTNTERRLLPVESAIEEDVDFNNWELATELAHVFEVDFGFEDEEDISKAMDDEVALYKYAEVGEVFGGVLEPIEVKLVAAKDDKLVDVLECTDALMNLNESRIPKPFSVVE; encoded by the coding sequence ATGAATAAATTCAGAATGAATATAGATGGCAAGGAAGTTCAGGCTGTTAACGGACAGACAATTTTAGAAGTTGCTCGTGAGAACGACATATTCATCCCAACACTTTGCTATGACGAGAGAACTGAGATTTACGGTTCATGCGGACTATGTATGGTTGAGATAGAAGGCAGCCCTAAGCTTGCAAAGGCATGTGCAACTGCAGCAGCTCCTAACATGGTTATTTCAACAAACTCAGAGAGAGTTAACGAAATCAGAAAGACAAACCTAGAGCTTTTGATTAGTAACCACTATGGTGACTGTATTGGACCATGTATGAAGGCATGTCCAGGACACACTGACTGTCAGGGTTATGTAGGTCTTGTAGCAAACGGTGAGTTTGAAAAAGCAAATGAACTAATAAAGGATAAGATTCCACTACCTGCATGTATTGGACGTGTATGTCCACATCCATGTGAGGACGCATGTAGAAGAGGACTTGTAGATGAGCCAATCAGCATTGCTATGATTAAGCGCTTTGCTGGAGATATGGATATCGCTGCAGAAGAGAGATTCATTCCAGATATGGAAGAAGATACAGGAAAGACAGTTGCTATCATCGGTGGTGGTCCTATGGGTCTATCAGCAGCTTACTTCCTAAGACAGAGAGGACACGAGGTAACAATCTTCGACTCAATGCCTAAGCTTGGTGGTATGCTTAGATATGGTATTCCTGAGTACAGACTTCCAAAGGAAGTTCTTGACGCAGAAATCGCTATCATGGAAGCAATGGGAATTCAGATCGTTCCAAATACAAAGGTTGGAGTTGATATTCCACTAGATACAATCAGAAACGACTTTGATGCAGTAGTACTCGGAATCGGTGCATGGCTCTCAACAGGAGTAGGCTGCCCAGGTGAGGATGCAGAAGGTGTTATCGGTGGTATAGACTTCCTACGTAGAGTAGTTAGAAACGAGCACATCAGTCTAGGCAAGAATGTTGCAATCGTAGGTGGCGGTAACACGGCTATGGACGCATGTCGTACAGCTGTAAGACTTGGTGCTGAGAACGTTTACAATATCTATCGTAGAACAAAGAACGAGATGCCTGCTGATATGATTGAAATCGAAGAGGGTGAAGAGGAAGGCGTAATCTTCAAGAACCTAACTAACCCAATCGAGATCATTAAGGATGAGAACGGTCATGTTAAGCAGATTGTTCTTCAGGTTATGGAGCTTGGCGAAGCAGATGCTTCAGGAAGACGTAAGCCAGTACCTGTAGAAGGAAAGACAGAAACTATTGATGTAGATACAGTGCTTCTAGCTATCGGTCAGAAGGTAGATGCATCAATGTTCGAAATCGATAAGACAAAGAAGGGCGGAATTTCATACGACCCTAAGACAATGATGACAAGCATCCCTGGCGTATTTGCTGGTGGTGACTGCGGTAACGATAAGATTTCTATCGCTATCGAATCAATAGCAGATGCTAAGAAGGTTGCTGAGTCAGTAGATGCTTACCTAAATGGTGAGATTTACGAGTATGAGCCAAGATTCCATGTAGAGAAAGATGATATCACAGAGAAGACATTTGAGGATAGAGAAAGACTTTGCAGAGAAAAGGCTGATCAGCTAAACGCTCTAGAAAGAAAAGATAACTTCACAGAGATTATCTATGGTGGTCTTACAGTAGAACAGGCAATGAAGGAAGCTTCACGTTGTCTAGAATGCGGATGTCACGACTACTTCGAGTGTAAGCTCGTTGATTTTGCAAACCAATACGATGTTAAGCCAGAAAGATTTGCTGGTGAGATGACAAAGATTGACTTTAACGATGATCATCCATTCATCCTTAGAGATCCTAACAAGTGTATCCTTTGTGGACTTTGCGTAAGAGTCTGCGACGAGGTTATGGGAATCGGAGCACTTGGTCTTGTAAACAGAGGTTTTGACACAGTTGTTAAGCCATCACTAGAGATGCCACTTATGACAACTGCATGTGATAGCTGTGGACAGTGCGTATCTGTTTGCCCAGTTGGTGCTATTCAGGAGAGACAGACAGTAGTTAAGGAGATTCCATTAGATACTGAAATTACAACAACAACATGTGCAAATTGTGCAGTTGGATGTACTATGGACCTAGAAAACTACGGAGATATGCTAATCAAAGCAAATCCTGATAAGGAAGGCTACGTAAATAAGGGACTATGCTGCGCTAAGGGTAAATGGGGATTTGATGCTTCAGTGCTCGAAGGCAAGATTGTAGATCCAATGATTAAGCGTCTAAACGGCGAGATGGAAGAAGCAGATTACCATGAAGCTTTGATTCTGGCTGCTAAGAACCTAGAGTCAGTCAAGGCAAGACATGGTGTAGGCTCAATCGCAGTTTGTATATCAGATAGATATACAAACGAGGAAGCTTACACAATGAAGAAGTTTGCAGAAGTTATTGGAGCAAAGGTATTTAGCTTCAACCACAGACACAATGCGCTTCTAGATGTACTTGGATTTGATGCTTCACCTAACACAATCGATGAACTTCTTTCAACAGAGGTAATCCTAGTTCCTGCATTCATAAAGAGCAAGGCTGCTGTAATCTGGAACAAGATTAAGCAGGCTGCCGCAGCTGGAGCAAAGGTAGTTGTTATCAACACACCTGAAGCAAGCACAGAGATTCCAGGAGCATATAAGACTGTTGAGACAGAAGACAGCACAGCATTCCTAAAGGCTCTTGCAAATGCAGTAATTGCAAACAAGGGTGAGTGCGCAGCAGAAGGTTTTGATGAATTCAAGGCATCTGTAGCTGGAGCAAAGGTGAGCGATGAAGTTAAGGAAATCGCTGATCTATACACAAATGCTAAGAAGGCTATGATTGTATTCGAACAGAATGTAATCAGCATCGCAGCAGCAGAGATTCTAGCTGGCATTGCAGTAGTTTCAGGACATATCGGAAGCCCAAGAGACGGTATCCTAGAAGTTAAGGCTAAGAACAACTCACAGGGACTTGTAGATATGGGAATCCGTGCAGGAGCTGAGGCTATGGAAGGTGTTAAGGGACTTATCATCTTCGGTGAGGATCCAGCTGGCGTAGATCTAAGTGGACTAGAATTCCTAGTAGTATCAGATATCTACATGACTGATACAGCACTTCAGGCTAATGTATTCCTACCAGGAACAGGCTCAGCAAGTACAAATGGTACATTCACAAATACAGAGAGAAGACTTCTTCCTGTAGAGTCAGCAATCGAAGAGGATGTTGACTTCAACAACTGGGAGCTTGCAACAGAGCTAGCACACGTATTCGAGGTTGATTTCGGATTCGAAGACGAAGAGGATATCAGCAAGGCTATGGACGATGAAGTTGCTCTTTACAAGTATGCAGAAGTTGGTGAGGTATTCGGTGGCGTTCTAGAACCAATTGAGGTTAAGCTAGTAGCTGCAAAGGATGACAAGCTTGTAGATGTACTAGAGTGCACAGATGCGCTTATGAATCTAAACGAAAGCAGAATTCCAAAGCCATTTTCAGTAGTTGAGTAA
- a CDS encoding ArgR family transcriptional regulator → MRYSRQNKILEIISNNEIETQEKLAAMLKSEGFDVTQATISRDIKELQLIKVLSSTGKYKYAVSTQQNAPISDRFVKIFRETITSFASAHNLIIIKTLSGCGAAAGEAIDNIGLPHVVGSIAGDNTLLLIIDHEDHVEEILSIFNNMLILRNHK, encoded by the coding sequence ATGCGTTACTCGAGACAAAACAAGATACTTGAGATTATCTCAAACAACGAAATTGAAACTCAAGAGAAACTAGCGGCTATGCTAAAGAGCGAAGGCTTTGATGTTACACAGGCGACTATATCTCGCGACATCAAAGAGCTACAGCTAATCAAGGTACTGTCATCAACAGGCAAGTATAAATATGCAGTAAGCACGCAGCAGAATGCACCTATCTCAGATCGATTTGTAAAAATCTTTAGAGAAACGATTACTTCATTTGCATCTGCACACAACTTAATAATCATTAAAACTCTTTCAGGTTGCGGCGCCGCAGCCGGCGAGGCTATTGACAACATTGGCTTGCCTCATGTTGTCGGCTCCATTGCAGGAGACAATACCCTTCTACTCATCATCGACCACGAAGATCATGTAGAAGAAATCCTATCCATTTTTAACAACATGCTTATTTTAAGGAATCACAAGTAA
- a CDS encoding NADH dehydrogenase — MCTNCKIEPDARFEDLAPVLEKYAKVPGSLITILQKTQAIYGYLSLDAINYIAAVTGIAPAKIYGVATFYAQFRLQPVGKYLLMICQGTACHVNGSESIGEAVSEHLNIKDGETTEDGLFTLNYVACLGCCSLAPVMMVQTSEGDETYSELTKAKVVKIIDELRDKAQEVQ, encoded by the coding sequence ATGTGTACTAATTGCAAGATAGAACCGGATGCAAGATTTGAGGATTTAGCTCCGGTTTTAGAGAAGTATGCCAAAGTGCCAGGAAGTTTAATTACCATATTGCAAAAGACACAGGCAATTTATGGATACCTTTCACTAGATGCAATAAACTATATTGCTGCAGTGACTGGAATCGCGCCTGCAAAGATATATGGAGTAGCGACTTTTTATGCTCAGTTTAGGCTACAACCAGTTGGAAAGTATCTGCTAATGATTTGTCAGGGTACAGCCTGTCACGTTAACGGATCAGAGTCCATAGGTGAGGCAGTAAGCGAACACTTGAACATAAAGGATGGAGAGACTACAGAGGATGGATTGTTTACGCTAAATTACGTAGCCTGTCTAGGATGCTGCTCTCTTGCACCTGTTATGATGGTTCAGACAAGCGAAGGTGATGAAACATACAGTGAGCTTACTAAGGCAAAGGTAGTAAAGATTATCGATGAACTTAGAGATAAAGCTCAGGAGGTGCAGTAA